A part of Capsicum annuum cultivar UCD-10X-F1 chromosome 6, UCD10Xv1.1, whole genome shotgun sequence genomic DNA contains:
- the LOC107855453 gene encoding probable LRR receptor-like serine/threonine-protein kinase At1g74360, translating to MSEVAIALLINFFILISGRLVCGDSIETDKQLLLNLKSFLDGQNPVNRGFKYNHWNPTDMSPCRWPGISCNTSINRVTGIDLSGDKLAGKLFNKFSAMTELSSLDLSKNTFSESIPPDLGRCRNLKFLNLSHNIIAGEFNMTGLNKLEVLDLTMNRIRGLTIPEICDTLAVANISNNNFTGGSGRVFVHCKSLKNLDLSYNYLTGNLSFGLDMLDVFSASYNNFSGSLPSWIFTQNCSLQVLDLSENLFFGELPTSISNCKRLVELNLWGNSFSGSIPREIGSVQSLQELCLGSNNFSSDIPDTLSGLSKLVYLDLSRNNFGGEIQEIFGQLTQVRFLVLHGNSYIGGIVSSGIPNLVNLSRLDLSDNHFSGPLPVEISQMKSLVFLILAHNQFGGNIPSEYGDLTALQAVDLSSNRFNGSIPPSFGKLRSLLWLMLANNSLSGEIPPELGNCSSLLWLNLGNNQLTGPIPSQLASIGADPMPTFLLNREKEKLAAASGDCFAVRRWIPADYPPFSFIYPLFNGKNCRILGDRLFTGDGLIQVCVPGSNVRMNQVTGYIQLSDNKLSGEIPPEIGKMKNISMLHLGANEFSGELPSEIGHVHLIVLNVSKNNFSGEIPKQIGHIRCLQNLDLSFNNFSGPFPASFSKLHELSKFNISYNPYIYGFVPEIGQLLTFEKSSFLGDPLLRLPSFMHNSTNYTERNTSENHKQRTKVGALLVIVVLALAFIVCGVMSLIVCLLIRAPTSSSGVLLEDTEGRHDSPSSTSASSSRLCASSSRGSDDVKVIRLDRTSFTHSGILKATWNFSDDRIIGRGGFGIVYRGILPDGREVAVKKLQREGIEGEKEFRAEMEALSGNGSGWPHPNLVTLYGWCLDGSEKLLVYEYMKGGTLEDVITDRTRFTWKRRIQAAIDVARALVYLHHDCYPCIVHRDVKASNVLLDKDGRAKVTDFGLSRVMISEHTHVSTMIAGTIGYVAPEYGQTMHATTKGDVYSYGVLAMELATGRHAIDGGEECLIEWATRVMGDGRKGFTRAIIPVALLVSGLAEGAEEMCELLRIGIRCTAETPHDRPNMKQVLDMLVSIPSSQRGSSRSFGSSRSTSPLL from the exons ATGTCAGAAGTGGCAATTGCATTACTGATCAATTTCTTTATTCTCATTTCAG GTAGGCTTGTTTGCGGAGACTCAATTGAGACAGATAAGCAGCTGTTGCTGAACTTGAAGTCATTTCTTGATGGTCAAAATCCTGTTAACAGAGGATTCAAGTATAACCATTGGAATCCTACAGATATGTCACCCTGTAGATGGCCTGGAATTTCATGCAATACTTCCATCAACCGTGTCACTGGAATCGATCTCTCGGGCGACAAACTGGCTGGGAAATTGTTTAATAAATTCTCAGCCATGACGGAATTGAGCTCTCTTGACCTGTCCAAGAACACATTTTCAGAGTCCATTCCACCAGACTTAGGCCGGTGTCGGAAtctgaagttcttgaacttgtcACACAATATCATTGCTGGTGAGTTCAACATGACTGGCCTCAACAAGCTGGAAGTTCTTGATTTGACAATGAACAGGATTCGTGGGCTAACGATCCCTGAGATTTGTGACACTTTAGCTGTTGCAAATATTTCTAACAACAATTTCACTGGTGGGAGTGGAAGAGTATTTGTTCACTGCAAGAGTCTGAAGAATCTTGATCTGAGTTACAATTATTTGACAGGGAATTTGTCGTTCGGGCTTGATATGCTGGATGTGTTTTCAGCATCTTATAACAACTTCAGTGGTTCTCTGCCTTCCTGGATTTTCACCCAGAACTGCTCCTTGCAAGTTTTGGACTTATCAGAAAATTTATTCTTTGGTGAATTGCCTACGTCTATCTCAAATTGTAAACGATTAGTAGAGTTGAACTTGTGGGGCAATAGCTTTTCAGGGTCAATCCCTAGAGAGATTGGATCAGTACAGAGTCTTCAGGAACTTTGCTTGGGAAGCAATAACTTTTCAAGTGATATTCCTGACACTTTATCAGGACTAAGCAAATTGGTCTATCTGGACTTAAGTAGAAACAACTTTGGAGGAGAAATACAGGAAATTTTCGGGCAGCTGACACAAGTAAGATTTCTCGTGCTGCACGGAAACTCTTATATTGGAGGTATAGTGTCATCAGGAATTCCAAACTTGGTGAACCTTTCGCGGTTGGACTTGAGCGATAACCACTTCTCTGGTCCATTACCGGTTGAAATTTCTCAGATGAAAAGTTTGGTGTTCTTGATTCTTGCCCACAACCAGTTTGGTGGCAATATTCCTTCGGAATATGGAGATCTTACTGCACTTCAGGCGGTTGATCTTTCCTCTAATAGGTTCAATGGTTCAATACCACCAAGTTTCGGGAAGCTAAGGTCACTATTGTGGTTGATGCTTGCAAACAATTCATTGAGCGGTGAAATCCCCCCAGAGTTGGGGAACTGCAGCAGCTTGTTATGGTTGAATCTCGGGAATAATCAACTTACTGGTCCAATTCCTTCTCAATTAGCGAGTATTGGTGCAGATCCAATGCCTACTTTTTTGTTGAATAGGGAAAAGGAGAAGCTCGCTGCTGCATCAGGGGATTGTTTTGCCGTGAGGAGGTGGATACCAGCTGACTACCCTCCTTTTAGCTTTATATATCCTCTATTTAACGGAAAGAATTGTAGAATCCTGGGGGATCGGTTGTTTACAGGAGATGGTTTAATACAAGTTTGTGTACCTGGTAGTAATGTCCGAATGAATCAGGTAACCGGCTATATTCAACTTAGTGATAACAAATTGTCTGGTGAAATCCCTCCTGAGATTGGCAAGATGAAGAACATCAGTATGCTGCATTTGGGTGCAAATGAATTTTCTGGTGAACTTCCTTCAGAGATTGGTCACGTGCACCTAATAGTCCTTAATGTTTCAAAGAACAATTTTTCTGGCGAAATCCCAAAGCAGATTGGCCACATTAGGTGCTTGCAAAACCTTGATCTGTCATTTAACAATTTTTCTGGTCCATTCCCAGCTAGCTTTAGTAAATTGCATGAATTGAGCAAGTTCAACATCTCTTACAACCCATACATCTATGGATTTGTACCAGAAATCGGGCAACTTCTTACATTTGAGAAGTCATCATTTCTCGGTGATCCGTTGTTGCGTCTTCCATCCTTCATGCACAACTCTACAAACTACACAGAACGAAACACGAGTGAAAATCACAAACAGCGCACAAAGGTGGGTGCACTTTTGGTGATTGTGGTTCTGGCACTAGCTTTCATAGTCTGTGGAGTCATGTCACTCATTGTCTGTCTCCTTATAAGAGCGCCAACGAGTTCCTCAGGAGTCTTGCTGGAGGATACAGAGGGCAGACATGATTCTCCATCAAGCACTAGTGCATCCTCATCACGGTTGTGTGCATCCTCATCACGGGGTTCTGATGATGTTAAGGTTATTCGTTTGGACAGAACAAGCTTCACACATTCTGGCATACTGAAGGCCACGTGGAACTTCTCGGATGATAGAATTATTGGGAGAGGAGGATTCGGGATAGTTTATCGTGGAATCTTGCCTGATGGAAGGGAAGTAGCAGTGAAGAAGCTACAGAGAGAGGGAATTGAAGGAGAGAAAGAGTTCAGAGCTGAAATGGAGGCACTCAGTGGAAATGGCTCTGGTTGGCCTCATCCCAACCTTGTAACTCTTTATGGGTGGTGCCTTGATGGATCAGAGAAACTTCTAGTCTATGAATACATGAAGGGTGGTACCTTAGAGGACGTCATTACAGATAGAACAAGGTTTACATGGAAGAGAAGAATTCAAGCAGCAATCGATGTGGCACGTGCTTTAGTCTACTTGCACCATGATTGCTACCCTTGCATTGTCCACAGAGATGTCAAAGCTAGCAACGTGCTACTTGACAAGGACGGAAGAGCAAAAGTCACCGATTTTGGCCTTTCTAGGGTCATGATTTCTGAACATACTCATGTTAGCACAATGATAGCGGGGACCATTGGTTATGTTGCACCAGAATATGGGCAGACAATGCACGCCACTACAAAAGGAGATGTGTACAGCTATGGGGTGCTAGCAATGGAGCTAGCAACAGGGAGGCATGCAATAGACGGGGGCGAAGAATGCCTAATTGAATGGGCGACAAGGGTCATGGGAGACGGAAGGAAAGGGTTCACCAGAGCCATTATACCAGTTGCTCTATTGGTATCCGGCCTGGCAGAGGGAGCGGAGGAGATGTGTGAGTTGCTTAGGATTGGGATAAGGTGCACGGCTGAGACCCCTCACGATCGGCCTAACATGAAGCAGGTATTAGATATGTTGGTTAGTATTCCCAGCAGCCAAAGGGGATCCAGCCGTAGCTTCGGATCAAGTCGTAGCACTTCTCCACTGTTATGA